The Corynebacterium occultum sequence GGCGCTGAAGCTCCTCAAACCCCTGGTTCATGAACTGTTTCTCCGAAGTTGGGCTGAAAAATCAGACACCATCAAAGTAACGGGGAGTCTCCCTTTTGAGATGACACCCAACTTTGCAGCAACACCTTGGAATATTGGTGCGGAACCAGCTCTTATCTCAGAGCGGTGGTTAAGGGGTGGGACGTGGCGGCAGGGGGCGAGTTGCCGGTCCGTTCAGGATTTCCCCATCAACGGTGAAGCGGGAGGCATGACAGGGACAATCCCAGCTACGTTCGGCCGCGTTCCACGCGACCTGACAGCCCAGATGGGTGCAGCGGCTCGACACCGCGTACAGCGTGCCATCATCGTCCCGGTAGCCGGCGACCTTCTGCCCGCAGGAGTTAACGATCCCACCCTCACCGGGCAAGAGATCGCTGATTTCTGGTTGCCGCAGACTGAGCACTCGGTCGCCGAGCATCCGCGCTGCGACGCGCCCGTTCTCTGCCAGGAATTTCGGCGCCTCCGCCAGTGGTTTGACTCGGGTGGTGGAAAATAAGCTGGCCCAGGGGTTGTCTCGCCCCCTAATTGCATCGGTGATCAACATCCCCGCCAGTGTGCCAGCGGTTAACCCCCACTTTTTGAAACCTGTGGCCACATAGACCCGCTTCGATCGGAGGTTAACCCGTCCGATGTAGGGGACACCATCGTCGGAACTGTAATCCTGGGCTGACCATCGATGCTCGAAGGATGTCACGTTCCAGTGCTGCTGGATAAATTCTCCCAGCTGGTCATAGCGTGCGGGTTGGGCCTTGGACGATCCGGCATGGTGGCCCTGCCCCACTACCATCAACAGCTCACCACCGTCATATGGCACGGACCGGATCGAGTGCATGGGTGAACCAGCAGACATCAGACTAGCCCCGGGAAGACCACTGTCCACCCGCGCAGTAAGCACATAAGAGCGGGAGGCGAATGCTCGCGCGAATAATCCACCGCGATCGAGGAAGGGCATCAAGGTGGCCACCACGACATGTTTGGCCTGTATGCGTCCGTGCGGGGTGTGAACGACGCACCCATGGTCATCCTCGTCGACGTCTGTGCCCCGGGTGTGCTCGAAGATCTCCACCCCAGCCTCCGTTGCCAGGCGGGTGAGGCCAGCTAGATAGCGTCCCGCGTGGAACTCAGCCTGGTTATCAAAACGCATCCCTCCGAGGGTGGGAAAGGGCAGCGGCACGTCCTCGTCGAACACGGCGGGCAAACCCGCCTGACGAGCGGCTCGGGTCTCGGCGTCGAGTAGCTTTCGTTCCGCGGCACTCGTGGCGTAAATATAGGCTGCTCGACGCCGAAAATCGCAGTCGATCCCTTCCTCGACAAAACCGGCGACCTGCTCCTTGGCCGCTTCCATGGCCATAGCGTAGGTTCGGGCACCATCACTGCCATGGGTCTTACTGATCCGGGCATAGGTGAGATGGTGCTGGCTGGTCACCTTGCCGGTGGTGTGGCCCGTGGTTCCGGTGCCGATCCGATTGTGCTCGAGCAGGCATACGGACCGGCCCTGACGGGCGAGCAATAAGGCGGTGGTCAACCCGGTGATCCCACCACCGACCACCACGACATCAACGGCTCGGTCACCATCGAGTTGCGGGTACTCCCGCAGCAGGACAGCCTCCCGCCACAAGGACGCGTGCTTGGCCTGACTAGCGTGAGCTGCCATAAAGCGATCGTACCCACGATACCTACCCCAGTCCAGGGTCAGTAATTCTCAAAGCTGGTGGTCAGGCCCTGGACTTCTACCTGGCGGCGGAAGGAAGATGTGGTGGCAGCCAACAGTTCCCGGCCGCAATACTGCGATCGTGCACTCCCAGCCGGTGACCACCTTGATGCTCCAAGCTTTAAGCGGTGGGGGCGTTCGCTGGGGGTATCGATAAGAATTTGCCGTTGCCCGCGGCGGGAATATGGTTGCCGGGCTTCACGCCAGCCGGCGTCGTAGCTCGGCGACTCCCTCGCCTTCGAGCAGTGCACAATAAGCCGGTCGCCCGGCCATCACCATCACCAGCTCCAGCAGTTGTCCCTTCACCTGGGGGCCACTGCCACTCCGGAATTGTGTGTCAGTGCTCACCAGCCGCAACCCTTTGACCAGGCTGCGACTGTTGACCGTGAAGTTCTTCCGGGTGAAGTAGTCCGCCACCTCATGGGCCGAGACCGGGTCGGGGATCAGTTCGGTACCGAGAGCCTGGGAGATATCCTGCCCGTGGACGATGACCTCCCCGAGCCAGGCACCATAATCTCTGGTCGGCGCGGTGGTGTTGGTGATGGAGTTGCGGAAGTTCTCCAGCGTGTCGTCAGGGGAAGGCCCAAGATATTGCTTGAGCAGGCGCTCATTGTGTTTGTCGGTGTTGAATCGCGCCCCGATCATGCTGCCCAGCCATGCCCGGGTGCCGGTGTTCGCGGCGGCGGTGAGATGGGCGGTGACCTCCTCGACACTCCAGTCCTGGCACAGCGACTCCGCTTTCCACTCATCTTCGCTCAGATCAGTGAGCAGTAGTTCCAGTCGTTTGCGTTCAGCGTGGATCAGTTCCCAGTATTCGGCTTTCCGCAGGGGCATAATTCCCTCTTCAATCTCTTCTCTCTTCTCTTTCAGGGTTTAAGAGTGTGATTCCCGCCATCCGGGCTGAGGTGCTGGGGGAGAGCCTAGGTTCAGGGTGCTTCCACATCAATGGGGTCGGAGTATAAATCCAGAACTGTTGTGGAAACGCGTCGGAATGTTCATGGAATATTCTCGTGTCATCGCTGAACATCCCCAGATATTCCCATGGGAAAATCTTGCTGGCAGTACCTTTTGTGGGTGGAGCCAGATGCCTTGACGCGCCTTCTGCGACATTGGTTGCGGCGGGGTGCGTGCACCATCTTTATGGCTGTTGTGGCGCAGGGCCGCAGCATGAAGAAGGACCTGAGCATCCCGCGGTGTCATGGATGGGAGATGCATTAAGTGATAGCGGAAGGTATCACCTACAGTGATGGGGATGAATATTCAGAATATGACGCACCTGCTGGGCGAGCTGGAGGAGATGCTCACCAGCACGGGATATCAGGGGCTGGTCGAGCAGGCCCACGCCAGCACCACCCAAGGTGCGGAATACGAGCGGTTTCTGATGTTATGTGACCTGGTGGAGGCCCGGGTCGCCACCCTCGGTGAGGGGGATGGCTCTGAGAAGCGCTCCGAGTCCATCCGGGTGATCCTCACCTGTCTTGGCGGACTGCGCCGCGCCGCTGAATCAGCCAGCTCAGCTGCCCCCACTCAGCGGATGGACAACAGATCCCGCGCCTGAGCGTGCTGACAGATCGTGGCCCCAGCAGGAGGTGAGGTGTCGTGGTGATCAAACGCACCGGAATCACCACGGTCACAGACGGGACGCTTTCCTCCACACACCCGTACTCCCCAGCTGGAGCTCATCCTCGGGTGATGCCGTTCTGAGTGAGGATATATCCCAGCAGGGCAGGATGATCGGTGCGGCCGTGATCGAGGGTCAACCACCCATTAGCGAGCATCACGCCAGCTGTTTGGGTGATATAGGAGGGTTCCTCCCAGGTGTCGGGGAAGTGTTCTTGAGCGAGGGCTCGAAGGCGCCGCAGCAGCTCCTGGCCGATGTGTGAGTCAAAGGGGTCGGTCTCGGTGTCGTACACAATCTGGTTTCTTTCCAGGTGATGGCAGTTTCCAAAGTCCCTGCACCACGGTGTGCGGTGAGAGTTTCCCCGGGGAGGGACTCTTCAAGATGAGGAAATTTGAGTGCGACGTTCACGGGAAACGCAGGACCACCAGGGTTCATGGGGCAGGGGGTCAGATGTCGATCAGTTTCCCGCCGGTGGCCAGGTAGTCTGCCCAGTCATCGATGTGGGGGTTTTTTCGCAACAGGGCACGGCGTTGACGTTCGGTCAACCCACCCCAGACCCCGAATTCCTCTCGGTTATCCAGCGAGGTCACCAGGCACTGGGTGCGTACCGGGCAGGGCTGGCACAATGTGGCGGCCCTGCGTTGTTCCGCACCCTGGACGAACAGCGCATCAGGATCATTTTGACGGCACCGGGCCTGGGCGATCCACTCCTCCGATTCCGGGGAGCCCTCCGGGCCACCTGTTCTGGCCGGTTCCTGCCACACGGGAGCCGCGCGCTGGGGGTCGAGATAGAGCGACGTGGACATTTTAAAGTTTTCCTCCGCAGGAAGCCGGGAACAGGGATATTGTTATTGGAAAATCCGATCATATTACCTGTTGGTTTAAATGTGAACTAAACCACCTGGAAAAGGTGGTATCTCCCACAATATCCCCTCCGAATAGGGGTGTCTCTCATTCTTGGAGAGGGGGCAACGGCGGTGGGCCCGTCCCCATATTGCGGTGAAAGCAATGACTCGCCCCACCCCGTCGGATCGACTCCTTGCCTGGTAGACCTGCAGGATCCGCTCACCCCAATCCCCCGGGAACCCGCATGCCCAGCTCATACCGGGCACCCTCCAGGCTCCTTTGCACAGTGAGAGCATGTGATTATCCGGTACCTCATCTGCTCGGAGGAGGGGTATCTACCAGGGGGGTCAGTTACGGCGGAACTGACGTTCCAATGCCTCGAAACGGGCCTGAACATCCGCGTCTTCTGCGTCCTGCTCCTTTTTCGCCAGGTAGTCCTCCGGGGGCAGTCCCGTGGTCAGGTACACAATCCGGGTGCCGACACTGACACACTGGTCGGCGAAACGTTCATAGAACCGGACCAGCAGAGCAGTGTCCACGGCCTCACGGGAGGTATGCGGCCAATCATGTTGGGTCAGCATGGTCAGCAGATGACGATCAAGGTCATCGACAGCATCATCCTCACGCGCCAGTGCAAGAGCAGCATCAGCATCCGGGGCGACCAGAAGGTCATGGGCCTTATCCACCATGTCCAGGGTCAAGCGGGTGAGCTCCTCGAAATAACCGCTCAGGGCGGCCGGAATGACCAGCTCCGGATACCGTCGGCGGGCAGATTCCGCGATGTGGGTGGCCAGTGCCGCCATGCGGTCGAGGTGTTCGACGATGTAGATCGAGGAGACCACCTGGCGCAGATCCCTGCCCATCGGGCTTCCCAGGGCAAGGAGATCCACGGCCCGTTGGGTAGACCTGGCGCGGATAGCGGGAAGATCTCCAGCTATCGTCAGGGCATTTTCGGCGGAGTCCAATGATCCCCGCAACAGTGCATCGCAGGCTGCGGTCATGATGTCGCGGACCACATCTCCCATGATGATCAGGTCATGGGAGAAATCGTCGAATTGTTCATGATAGGTCGCGCGCATGAGTATCACTATAGGAATAAAACCTACGTTGTGCACCGGATTCGATCACTGAACATGCCCCGGGGTGTGGTTGGCACTGGCGGTGCGTTGACTGGGGCAGTACTAATCCTGATGGCGCCTGGCAGATTTCGACCAGGATTCTGCCAGGAAAACGCTCCACCACACCAGGGGCAGGCCACTGTCCGCAGCAGACTAACTCCAGTCCATCTCCTCATAACCGGATTCCCGGAAACGCAGGTATTCACCCACCACCGCGGCCCCGAGGTCCTCCAGATCCGGGGAGGTGACCCGCCCGTCGACCCGGTCGGCGAGTTGCCCCAGGAATCTCTCCAGTCCGGGATCATCACCCAGCCGGAAGAAGGTGGTGCGGGCCCCGCGCCGCGTGACCCGGTCAAGTTGGGTCACGGTCTTGTTCAGGGTTTCCGGGTCGG is a genomic window containing:
- a CDS encoding FAD-dependent oxidoreductase; protein product: MAAHASQAKHASLWREAVLLREYPQLDGDRAVDVVVVGGGITGLTTALLLARQGRSVCLLEHNRIGTGTTGHTTGKVTSQHHLTYARISKTHGSDGARTYAMAMEAAKEQVAGFVEEGIDCDFRRRAAYIYATSAAERKLLDAETRAARQAGLPAVFDEDVPLPFPTLGGMRFDNQAEFHAGRYLAGLTRLATEAGVEIFEHTRGTDVDEDDHGCVVHTPHGRIQAKHVVVATLMPFLDRGGLFARAFASRSYVLTARVDSGLPGASLMSAGSPMHSIRSVPYDGGELLMVVGQGHHAGSSKAQPARYDQLGEFIQQHWNVTSFEHRWSAQDYSSDDGVPYIGRVNLRSKRVYVATGFKKWGLTAGTLAGMLITDAIRGRDNPWASLFSTTRVKPLAEAPKFLAENGRVAARMLGDRVLSLRQPEISDLLPGEGGIVNSCGQKVAGYRDDDGTLYAVSSRCTHLGCQVAWNAAERSWDCPCHASRFTVDGEILNGPATRPLPPRPTP
- a CDS encoding maleylpyruvate isomerase family mycothiol-dependent enzyme, yielding MPLRKAEYWELIHAERKRLELLLTDLSEDEWKAESLCQDWSVEEVTAHLTAAANTGTRAWLGSMIGARFNTDKHNERLLKQYLGPSPDDTLENFRNSITNTTAPTRDYGAWLGEVIVHGQDISQALGTELIPDPVSAHEVADYFTRKNFTVNSRSLVKGLRLVSTDTQFRSGSGPQVKGQLLELVMVMAGRPAYCALLEGEGVAELRRRLA
- a CDS encoding WhiB family transcriptional regulator; translated protein: MSTSLYLDPQRAAPVWQEPARTGGPEGSPESEEWIAQARCRQNDPDALFVQGAEQRRAATLCQPCPVRTQCLVTSLDNREEFGVWGGLTERQRRALLRKNPHIDDWADYLATGGKLIDI
- a CDS encoding phosphate signaling complex PhoU family protein, with translation MRATYHEQFDDFSHDLIIMGDVVRDIMTAACDALLRGSLDSAENALTIAGDLPAIRARSTQRAVDLLALGSPMGRDLRQVVSSIYIVEHLDRMAALATHIAESARRRYPELVIPAALSGYFEELTRLTLDMVDKAHDLLVAPDADAALALAREDDAVDDLDRHLLTMLTQHDWPHTSREAVDTALLVRFYERFADQCVSVGTRIVYLTTGLPPEDYLAKKEQDAEDADVQARFEALERQFRRN